The Rhea pennata isolate bPtePen1 chromosome 5, bPtePen1.pri, whole genome shotgun sequence nucleotide sequence TTGAGCAGTGAATGGAGTAAGGTCAAAATATCAAATTAACACTACATCTCTTTGAGGTGCCATTTACATCTTTCTTTGGAAGTCATTTGTGCCTCCTTACTAAGTTGTACTCGTGACATTTTTTGTGTCCCcttaaataaaatgtgtgtggCTCGTGGCGATGCAGCTTATATGTTCATAGAATCTGAATAACTTTGTTCTAAATTCTAATTAAGAAGTTTAATTGAGCCTCCAGTTGCTGCTATGTCCAtgtgagcagcagctggggacCACCTAATCATTCAGAGATCTGTGCTACTTTCCTCTTGTTTATTTAAAGAGTTCTTTGTGACACTGGTCTTCCCTTATGACAAACTTCCTTGAAATACTGGGCAGTGAATGAAAACAGCATGTAGAGCTTTTGGCTGTTCTCAGACAAGAACGTGATCTTGAAAGTCTCTCTTTTTGCCTTAGCTCAAAATCCGTTCGTGTGCTACACAGAAAAATAGCTAAGTTCTTCTTTATTCTTGAAAGCTTTTAATATTAGAAAGGCTAAATTGtcacaagaaacattttattattatagaGATTTCACCACTATTATTTTTCACCATGTCCTTCACTTTCAGACTTTGTTATATATCAAAAAATCCAATGTCTGTCATCTTGCAGTGATAGAAAGTGACATTCATGTTAAGATCACAGCCCCACAATGAGACTTTGAACTCGCTCTTCTGGTAAACATCCAGCGCAGCTTCGCTGTGGTCATTAAAATTGTTCTTCTGTAACTCAGATCAGACTCTACATGAAGTGCTGAGCTTCTGAGAAGAATCAGTTGCACTAGTGCAAATTAAACAGTAACACAACTCAGAGCAccagatttttcaaatgtcCTTTCCCCCCAACCCCAAGCCTATTTAGCCATGCTTACATATAACTAAAGCATACAATAGTCTAGCTTCTACCGTATCTCAGAGTCGGCATCTTGGTTTTGCTAAGGGCCCAGTTCTGTTGAAACAGTTTCAGATGATAAGATTATTCTGGTGAGCAGGGCTTCACCTTGGAAAACAAAGAGTGATCTGAAACATGGAGCTcacccttcctcctcttccagcGCACACACAGACTGCTTTCACTCTCCTTACATTTAAAACCCCATACAAACCAGTAATCTTGCCAAGAAAAGCCTATATTCATGTTCCGATATTTTTAGGAGGTCTTTCCCTAAGAATACAAAGTACCAAGCATAGGAGCCGTTTTCATTCAACCACTGTTCTGTATCTGCCCCCTACTGGCAAGGCGGGACACGTTCAAGAAACCCGAGGCAAAAATACTGCCTATGCCCCAAAACTGGACTTTTACCTAAACCACTACAGTTCATGAGAAcagctttctgctctttttgctcttcctaCACAGGTATACCAGCTTTTGCTCTAAAGGTTGCACCAGCAGAATTctatctgggaaaaaaaggaaccgaaatgaaaatgattttattttatacaaaatctGTTTGGACCACTTCTAACACAGTGATGAGATgtggaagcagagaaaaacctTCTCATCcccaaaatctattttttcaaaaacagctttATAATCTTTTATCAGAGGAACCTGGCTTCCATTGAGTTCTTACCAGCTGGTATGTATCTTTTTACTTCTCATAGATGATTTAGATTCCTTTAAGGTATCTATGGTATTTCCAGATAAACTTGGGTGCACATCTGAAATCACTTAAACAAGACTGAACCATAGTAGCATCCTGAGAAGGCAGGATTGAGTAAGCAGCAGTATCGTGGCTAAGTAACATGGTTTGAGACGAGCTGCTGCCATGGTACAATTATACAATCTGCATGATGTACATAGGTGTTGGCTGAGATGTGCCTTTCAGCCAGCAGAGATGTATCAGAGTTTATTTTCAATGGGACAAAAAATCCTAGTTTACATCGCCTGGCTTTACTCAGACAGAGTTGGGCCTCTTGTAtcaaaacagaagctgaaacTCGAAACATTTTACTTCCTCACGTACCAATGTAAAGCACAACTTGCAGGCGTTTTCCTGTTGTATGTTTGTGCAGTGCATGAGCCCCCCGTGCAACAGCAATCTCCAAATCAGGGCTCATCATCTGAAGTGTGGACAGAAGTCAGGAGCTGCAAATAAAAGCACCAGTGCACCTCTGCTGACAAGTGCACCCCTTCGACAGTGTTTAACTGAGAGGttgatatgattttttttttagacaaatCAAAAAATCTTAAACCATTAAGACATCTGAATCTGCTCTAGAATTAGACTTAACAGCTGAACTCATCCTTATTTAGGCCTAACTAATGAGTTCTGCTATGAATGCTCTTGAACTCTGtgcaaaattaaatatagaCTTGGGCTGAAATCCTGGCAATGCTGAAGTTTAAGAAAGTCAAAACTCACCCTTCAGCTGTGTATCCGGCCTTTTATGCTAAGTTGCCCACCCAACCATCCCAAGCATGCCTTGTGAGTGTTAGCTGCTTATTTAACACATTGTGTGAAGCTGGATAGGATATTCCTATTTCTGATGCTGATAGCACCCATGTAAGCCAGAATATGGCTAAATTGCTCCAGTTAAATGCTTTACACTAACAGGTGGTGACAAAATTCTTTTGTAAAATCCATTCTCATAAATCATCTGACTCCATCAAAGAGTCATCCTCAAAAAAGTACAACACAGAGAAGTTCTCCTATTGAAACTTGTTCTTGATCAGAAAAGCACGAGCCTAGTGTGACAGCAAAAATTCTTGCAGCTTTCCACATTTCCCACGAGTTGGATCTTGTTGGCTGCGTCACCTCTCCGTGGCCCTGCACAGGCCTCCTTGCGCTGAACCTGCGGCCTCCGAAGCGGCCAAGCAGCCCTCAGGCTCTCAGAGCACCTCCAAAGCCGCTGACAGTGCCGTTCCGGAAAACCTCAAGCCTAGGAGAGaaatggggagaggagagacaAAGGGCGCgtacagattatttttatatatatatatatatatatatatatatatatatatatatatatatatatatatatatatatataaaccacAGTATGACACGATAGCATTTTGGTTCTGGAGATCCTTCAAGAGGAGGTAGCCTTTCACCGGCCACCTCCACTAGAAGCACAAGAAAGGGCCGGGAGGAGAGTTAGACCCCATCCAGCTCTGATTTCTCCTCCCCGTGCAGCAGAGCCCCACGAAGCGatcccgccgccccggccctaCCAGCGCGGAAGGCGGCTGCGGGCCTCCAGACCGCCGTCCCTGCCCTGCACCTCCTGGGAGATCTTCGCCACGAGTGCGTGCAGCCCGCTTCGGGAAGCAGGCAGTCCAGCCAGGGAGGGCGTAACGCATCGCCCCCGCGTTAGCGCTTTCTTCTGCCCGCGCCCTCCTCAGGCGGATGCCGtgagccgcggccccggcggaagcgccgcggcggggcggggcggcgcggcgcggccatggcggcgggcggcgcggcgccgcggcggcggctgtcGGCGCTCTCCGTGTaccggcgggcggcgggggccgggcggctggagcggcgccgccgcgggctgccgctgcccgctCGCCGCGAGCGGCCCGAGGCGCGGCcgaggcgcggcgcggagcggccggcgccgcccgccgggctGCACCGCGTGGAGCgggccgaggccgcggcggcgccgagccccgAGGGGAAGCGGCGCGGGGGTCCCGCGGCGACGCCGAGCCCCGACGGgaagcggcgcggcggccccgcggcggcgccgagccccgACGGGAAGCGGCGCGGGAGtcccgcggcggcgccgagccccgACGGgaagcggcgcggcggccccgcggcggcgccgagccccgACGGGAAGCGGCGCGGGGGTCCCGCGGCGACGCCGAGCCCCGACGGgaagcggcgcggcggccccgcggcggcgccgagccccgACGGgaagcggcgcggcggccccgcggcggcgccgagccccgACGGgaagcggcgcggcggccccgcggcggcgccgagccccgACGGgaagcggcgcggcggccccgcggcggcgccgagccccgACGGgaagcggcgcggcggccccgtggcggagggcggcggcgtGGCGGGGCTGCTGCGGCGGCTGGGGCGACTGGAGGACagccgggagcgggcggcggagcTGTTCCGCTGGCTGCTGGCGCCGGTGTCGCCGCAGGAGTTCGCGGCGCAGCGCTGGGAGCAGGCGCCGCTCCTGGTGCGGCGCGGCGAGCCCGGCTACTACACGGGGCTGTTCTCCACGGGCGAGCTGGACGCCATCCTGCGGAGCGGCCAGGTGTGCTTCGGCACCCACCTGGACGTGACCAGCTATGCCGAGGGGGTGCGGGAGACCCACAACCCCGTGGGCCAGGCCCTGCCCGCCGTCGTGTGGGACTTCTACCAGAACGGGTGCTCCCTGCGGCTCCTCTGCCCCCAGGCCTTCTCCGCCACCGTCTGGCAATTCCTCTCCATCCTGCAGGAACACTTCGGGAGCATGGCAGGTGCCAACACCTACCTCACACCGCCAGGCACCCAAGGCTTCGCCCCCCACTACGATGACATCGAGGCCTTCGTGCTGCAGCTGGAGGGGAAGAAGCACTGGCGCGTTTACAGCCCCCGGACGGAGGCCGAGGTGCTGCCGCAGTTCTCCAGCGCAAACCTCACGCAGGCCGAGCTTGGCGAGCCCGTGCTGGAGGCGATTCTGGAGGCCGGGGACCTGCTGTACTTCCCCCGAGGGTTTATCCACCAGGGTGACTGTCTCCCTGATGCGCATTCGCTCCACATCACGGTGTCATCCTACCAGAGGAACTCCTGGGGGGACCTCCTGGAGAAGctcctcccagctgctctgcagatggCCCTGGAGGAGGACGTGGAGTACCGGCAAGGGCTTCCCATGGACTACCTGGGGTACATGGGGGTCGCCCACTCAGACATGGTCGATGCTCGCCGAACAGCTTTTGTGGAGAAGGTGCAGAATCTGATAAAGAAACTCATCAAGTACACGCCTATCGATGCTGCTGTGGATCAGAGAGCCAAGTCATTTCTTCACGACTGTCTCCCCCCAGTTCTCACACAAAGTGAAAAGGCACTGAGTGTGTATGGATTTCCAGCCCGGTGGCAAGATGGAGGCACTCGCGATGTCGATATAGTAATAACGAAAGACACAGAAGTACGCCTCCTCCGTCACGGCATCATTAGACTGTGCAATGAGGAAGCTGGTGTGATGCTGTATTACACGACAGAAAACTCACGAGTGTATCATAAAGAAGAGCCCAAGTCCCTTGAGATAGATCCTGAGTATACAGACAGTATCGAATTTCTCCTGTCTTCTTATCCAAACCATGTCACTGTGGATACGCTTCCATGTGCAACCTTGGAAGACAAGATTTCTCTAGCTACACTCCTGTTTGAGAAGGGTATTCTGACTACTAAGAAGCCTCTGGTGCAAGTGTAACTctatttttgaacaaaataaacatgcagttgtttataaagtattttctcctgttcttaCCTTACACCTGCTGCTAAGTGTGAATCAGCACTCTGGATCTCAGTTTCTGATCTGGAGGCAGAAGGGCTTTGACCTGGGTAGACAAATCAAATACTGTTCTGACCAAATGTCTGCTGTTGAACTGTGCCTGTTTAAGTGACTAGAGAAGGtagttgctttattttgtttttgccaaCCGTACTACTGCATCCTAGGTGACTTCAGGAAGCTAGTGAACTTTTTTGcagtctgcagagcagctgtgtaTTACAGTGTTTTAAAGCAGACTTTGTTACTGTGGGAAGTACTCTCATTATGTAAAGGCATATTTCATGATGGTCACCCAAGAGCTATACCGAAGTTCGGGCTAGCTGGAGTGAATTTGAATAGGGCATTCTCTAACAGTTTGCTCTTCCTTGTGCCAAGGTTAGGGGTTTGGATAGGAAACTGGAAATGGAGGGTGTTAAAGGTTTCCTGTACGGAAGGTAAGTTCTCCCGTGACCTTCATAATGCTACTTCCGAATTTGTGCTTTTTATGATTTTGCTGTGCCTGTTAGGGAGCTACCAACTGGTAGTACCTCCTCTCACTGCAAAGGGAGCTCAGAAAACTGAGGGATGTTTTCTTCTCTACTACTGTAGTTCAGATAAGAAATTCCTTTAAACTTTTATTAGAATTACCAGGAGTGGATTGAAAAACAGCAGCGATCCTCTCCAGGATGTCCTCGCGTTCAGAATCAAGGTCCTCTCTGCTCCAACAGATTCGGTTGGCTTTTTGCCAGAGCCAGTCCGTAACCTTTTCAAGTTTCAGTAGCTTCTGGGTCACTAAGTCCTTTTGGCTTAGCCTGAAAATCTAGATCAAATACATCGGCAGGAGAGTGTGACAGTAAGTCCTCTCTCTCAGTTGAAGAGTTGTATCTGGTGCAAATAAACTATTGTTTGGGCCATGCAAGTAACAGCATATTTGTTTCACTTTGAAGTGTCATAGGAGAAGCCCAGATGAGAGTATTTTACTCTCCTTCAAAGACTTGAAAGTTAATTACAAACTTTAGGTGTGAAGACACCTGATAAATTTGctggcactttttttttgcgGAAGGTGTCTCCCACTTCTCTGGAATTCTTCTGTTAAGAAGGAAATGATACTTCCTGTGAGGTAGCTAAATTATTGTGGCATATAGAAAAGATACAATGAGTGCAGTTTATGTTTCTTTTATACTTAATCAGATGTACCTAATGCTCTGTAGATAACTTAAAAATGCTTGttagttttcatttgcttttttttttttttttttttttttttttttttttttttttttttttttttttgcctgtagAGGCTGTAAGGTACTATTTGATGCTTTACAAGAGAATGGATGAGAGAACATCCATTTGGTCAGAAACATTTGGAGCATTacttaagtttttcttctttcagacaAGAGAACAAATGCACTGATGGGGCAGCTTTCTAGAGCTATTCTTGTAGTTTGCCTGCAACATCATGCTGGGTAACTTGGATCCTGGAAATGACACTGCAGAACTGAAGGACAGATGAATAATTTGGTTTCTGGAAGATTCACTAGGAAAAGAttcctgctttaaaaatgatcctgaaaatattttaatatatttctgcttAGGAAAATGATTTTACTTAGATTTAAATTGGAAGGaagacagaaacatttttaaagggtTGGTTCTTTCTACAAATGACTATAATAACCTGAGTAAACAGATTAAACTTCTGCTCTAGTGTATATAATATGTTTGATCGGATGCATTTAGAATATATGAAAATTGAGATGCTTTAGCAGTGCTTGAGAATGAACTTTGCTTAGAATTTTTAGTAGTTGGAGTTCAGATGGCAAGACTGAACACCAGAGCTAGATACAAATCTGCAGTGTGattgtaacaaaaaaaaggatgctGCAGTTTGGAGCTGTAGTGGGAGGGATCCTGCAGCCTACTGAAATGAAGCAACAGACTGATATTTCCTCTCCCACCCCCAAAAGCATAGATAAATTCTCTTGCATGGCAAATACTGTGACTTTATGCCTGGCTATGTCCTGGCATAACAGTACCAGATTGAACCTCTTGTAGACCCTATGCGGttgcagaatacaaaaaaacaaacaaaaacagtaatttttaacagagctgctttccttACCTTTTTCTTGATCTCTTTAATCATTTCTTGATCTTCCTTATGAGGAAAATTAAGGATCTTCACAGTTTTTCCCACCTCtctaaatataaatgtaataaaatataatgatgTGTTATTTCCACAAAGCAAagttttcaaaaggaagaaagattcTCAAAAAATTATGTGGTAAGTGTTGTGGTCAGCCTCATGTTACTGTCTAGCTTTCCATGAGCATTTACTCTGTGGACCACAGGTTAAGAGTTGCAGAACTGGGGTGCTTCTGTCCTGCCCTCCTTTATAAATGATGTAAAAATAGAGCATCTTGCCCAGTTCTCTTTGCATGCATAAGGCCTCCAACCATGACACTATGGGCTATTCAGCTCGAGCAGGAGGGCAGGATTAGTGCCCCCTATTAAAAACTTAGGAAGCGGCTGGAGAGAATTGGGACGATAGAGATGAGCGAAGagccctgcctcctcctctggTCTCTTCCATAGCATTCTTGGGGCTCCTGCAGTGGGGTGTGAAGACATCTTCCCTGTCCTCATTCTGTGATCATCTTCCTAGGGAGCTTGGTTTGGCACTAGCTCCAAGAAGTGTTTTGCAAGTCAGTTTTATATGTCATCCCTTCTCTATTGTCATCATTCAGTATTTATTGAGAAAAAGGCAGCCTTAGGAACATACATGCTATGCATGTTCTCGATCTACTGATAAGACTGTAGTAAGAGAAAGATTTCAGTTTGCCTTGCTTATGCGTTCCTGTGGAGTTTAATGACTTACTCTCTGACCGTTTCGTTTGGCTCCAGAATCAGTCTTTCTAATAGTGTAGTCTGAACATTTTCATCCTGCAAGCGGAGTCTGGCAATGCAACAGCAGGCTTCTCTCCGCACTTCTGGCTCTGCCTCATAGTGAACAGCCCAAAGAAGAAGATGCTTCAGCTCAGGACTCGCATGGCCTATTTGGCCCAGTGCTGccaatgaaaagaaagaaaagcagcgCTAAATGAAGTGCTATTTATAGTCCCTCTTTTTCATCAGGTTTCCAAAGAGCTCCCTGTCCACAGAAGCTCAGGGACATTGCATTTGCCCATCCAAAGGCTGCTTGAGCATAAAGTGTCTGCTTACTAAAGTGGGATGCAAAAATAAAGTGGTTCCTTGGGTTTTAACAGCACTACATGTACAAAAGAAGGGAGATCTTGATGATGCTTTTTGTCTTGAAGCATAGACATCCATGGTTGCTACGAAGCTTGCAGTCGTTTCTGTCAGTAGTGCGCTGGCCTGGTCTTGTGAGAGACCCAGCCTGTTTACAATGCATACGCCAATATACTCTACATAAAATGCTACTGTtagcaacagatttttttttaatacaaatctGTGGCTCTCTAATGTTAGCGAGTACAAATTAAGGCAGAGTTTCCTAACAGGCTATTGTGAAGGTAAATATAATGGGAGTTAATATACTGGGTGCAGGTATTCAGATAATCGGTAACAAGAGATGATATCTGCACCTCATTGAACCTAAGACAGATTTTGGAGCCCAGAATGCTCCCaatacacagaatcacagctcTGTAAGTAATTATTCTTACGCTGTCCCCTCTGCTCTGGCTGTATAGCAATATAATCCCCATCAGGAATAAGGAGACTTGCACTGTTTCCTCCCCCACAGGTACGTATTTTCCTAGGTtgcttctccctcctgccccttccTGGTTGTTCCCTGCTAGGAGCTAGGTAAGGAACCTTAAGATATCACCAAATGTACCTGTTCCTAACTGATTTGAAGGTAGAAATCTAAGATTAGGCAAAGAAAATCTTGATGTATCTCCTGTTAATCCTACATCTGATTTTATAGAGCTATGTCTACAACTTTTCTAGCAAGACCATGAGGGATTTGGATGGTGAGCTGCACAAAAGAGatatttccctctcttctctcacAGAAGTGACTCTTCATGTTAGGTCAACACTAGATAGTCCGGTATATAACATGGTTATCTAACAGGCAAGTACTGAGAGAAGATGCCTCTTTCTAGTAACTCTGTCCTGGGGGGATTAGGAAGCTCTCAGCTTCAAACTATGCTCATGGGATTTCTAGGAGACTGTAGGGGTTGTCTGTGCATTTTGTGCCAGGCATTGGCACTTGGAAACTGATTATGAAAGCATAAAAGTACTCATAGAAATccttctttctgtattttaatgttttgggaTAACAAGCCCTGTTTGCAGCTATAGTAACTATTCAACAGAAGTGTTTTTCTGATGCAGTTTATCAGCTAGGCTTGGCTCGAACAGTGTGGCAACATGGAGATGCTGAGagcaaaagaacacagtaagcAGCAAAATATTGGTTATTGGCAGCTGCTGACAAAAGgccagaagatttttttttctgtataagaGTGGTGAAAATCCCAACACAGTTCCTACACATAAATAGTTCTACTCAAACTTAAAAATAGTGTTTGTAGGTCATAGGCTACGACAAAGATTTAAATCCACGTACCACATCAGCACTCTGTTTGCCATTGCCACAGTATGAGCAACGCTGCTTGATTTACTGTCTACATACTTCTCATGCCTGGCATGAcactttcacattttcaaatcttaaaatgttcagaaatcaacaacaacaacaacaaaagataAAGCCCTGAGGACAGGCTGaaattgcccccccccccaaggaccTGAGTTGTTAATGAGTTCTCTAATACCTCTGATGGCAAAAACCTTGATTATCCAATGAGGATCATACTGCATCATTTCATAGAGACACCGGAGGACCTGCAATAGAAGGGTACAAATGTTAGTGCATGTTGTTGCAGTGCTTTATGCAGGGTGAGATTGGCATGATGTGCTCCACAAGTTCCTAGCTCATGATGGACAAACTTCTGTCCTGAAGAGTTGACAAGCAATGATAcaagtggggggaaaaaaggccaGACAAACAGTGAGCGGAGTTGTGTGTAGGTCAGGAAGCAACCATTAAGCAGTGGGACATTTCAAGAGAAAGCCAGGCTCTGGCTTAGGAGACTTGCTGTACAGCCCACGAACTGGAAAGCTGATGCAAGTTTTCATGGGGCCTGATGAAAGGCTATGGAAGCAATTGCAAGGGGGCATCTTGAAATTTGGATAGTGttaggaagaaaggaaacaaaatgctacaaagcatttcttttgatAGAGCATAGAGGGCTTGAATCCTGAGAGACTGTAAGCAGTACAGCCCTGTGAGATTAGCCTCTAGAAGGCTCCCTTGCTCCATCCCAAACCTGCCTGGTCCTCCAGATACGGCATGGGTTGCTCTTGTGCTTCACTATTCCCTTTCTATCACCGACATTCCCAAATGTTCTTGTGTTTGATATACAGTGAAATCTGTGTAAGATTTACAGTGGGGTACACATATGCTGTGCAGAAAGCGGAAGCCCACAGGAGCCATTTTTAGTCTGAAaggtggagggaaggaggaaccTAAATGTAAAAGCAGGACTCTAAAAGACTGCCCAGCCTTTCCGAGCTTCCTGCAGAATTGTTTTGAACTCTGGTGAGGGCCGAGGAGTGTGGGTAGGACAGTTTTGAATACAGACAACCTGGTTTCCTGGTCCCTGAACCAAATTTTATCAACTTCTATGCAGATACCCCAACACATAGGAAataagttttttgttttcaattctagcaagaaatatttgcaagagACAGAAATTTAATATTAGCAGTCCCAGGAATTAACTCAGTTACCAttaataaagtcttttttttttttttttttttttttttttttgcattcaggAGCTGTGTTGAGATTTTTTGACTACTCACATGCTCATCTTTAATCCCAAGTGCTCCTGCTGTAAGACAGGCTTCCTTCCGCACTGCAACGAAGTCACTGGAGAAGCACTGCAGAAAGCCTGGAAATAACTTGGCTGTCATGTACTGCAGCTGCCTAATCAAAAAGAGAGCTCGCACCTTGGTTTGGCAGTTGCCGGTGGTCAGCTTCACCCTGAGAGCACAAAGCAGGTCTTAGCAATGGGCTACTGGGATTAGTTTACAGGActcatgctctgcctggcacaTAAGAATCTCAATCAAAACTTTTTAGACTCACGGCTTCATATTGTCACATCTCCTTTGTAGGTCACTGGCCCCATATCATTTTGTAAGTTAAAAGTCAATGAAAATGGGAAATAGCCACAGGCACATGGTTTAAATTTCAGtaaattctctcattttttctgaagttactGTCTGTGACTTCTTTGACTTCAAGATTTCCCTTAGATGTATAAAGTCTCCTcctgaatgttttgttttcctgagctGAAAGAGTTGTTGCTGAGCCCTATTTCCTCACTTATCTGTTGGAGTGAAAAGTGAATATACTTCATATTCCTACACATTCTAGATCACAGTATAGCCTGAAGCCCATGTCAATGACATCCTAGCATAAGTCTCTTGGTTTACACATGCAGGCAGTTACTGTTTTGCTGAGAAAGTCTGTACAAGTAGAGCCCATACAATACATGGTGTAGCTAGAAGTACCTGAATAACATTTCCATTGCAGAAGAATGATGAGATGCCTGAAGGTTCTTGAGGAGCTCAGACCTAGTGATGAACTAATCTCTCTTTTGAAAGGGGAAGCTGCCATACTGGTTAATGCTTACCTGAGCTGATCATGGATTTCCTTTGCAAGCTCCATGTGCCCCAGTGCCAGAGTAGCCGCCTGACGTACTCTTATGTTCCAGTCCTTCCACATCAGCTGAGAAAGCTTATTCATTAGGTCCTATACAAGATGATAAGATGGGAATGCTGCAACATTAATCAGCAACAAGCTTTGGCCTGCTCAGgaaagaattttcaaaagatttttcaagTTACTCTAGCTTTAACTCTGCTGCTGCCAAAGTCAAGAGTGCAACTCTCATTCAAGTTGGGAGAGTTTCACTCACAGCATCAGGAGGCAAGTGCTGAGCAATGTGCATCTCAATTGTAATACTCAATTGCAGTGCTCCTGGGAAGATAAAGGCTCCCACCAACAACCTGCCGGGTACTTACAGGGTTTTATCTTCATCTTTTACACACGCTCAACTCCTACACAACTTGGCTTTTGCTTACACTCATATTTGCCTTGATGGACACATGGAAACTGCTGATTAAGTTTGTCTAGCAAAAAACCTGGgcactttgttttgttctcaggAGGAGGCTGTTGACTACACTTTATTTACTGAGATTTAGCTGTTAGGTAGAGTAGTTAGAGACACATCCTCCCTCTGAGTAAGCTAACCTAGAAGAGTCCTCAAAAAAGAGGGTGCCAATCATATTTAACAGACAGTAGAACAGCTGagatgttttataaataaactTAATTTGAGAAGCAATGGTAGTTGTACAGCAACCCTAGCCAATATACAGGGAAAATCAACATGTTGACAAGACTGATGATGACAAAACCATTGATCCCAGGTTGCTAGAAGTGAAGTAGGTGCTTCTCCCCAGCGGGGGGCAGTGCTGATTTGGCCCTGTGGCTTGACAGCAGTTGCTTGAAAGACATTGGTGTGGAAACTCTTTGGAAAGAGATCAGAGGAAAAGACCT carries:
- the RIOX1 gene encoding ribosomal oxygenase 1, giving the protein MAAGGAAPRRRLSALSVYRRAAGAGRLERRRRGLPLPARRERPEARPRRGAERPAPPRRGGPAAAPSPDGKRRGGPAAAPSPDGKRRGGPAAAPSPDGKRRGGPAAAPSPDGKRRGGPVAEGGGVAGLLRRLGRLEDSRERAAELFRWLLAPVSPQEFAAQRWEQAPLLVRRGEPGYYTGLFSTGELDAILRSGQVCFGTHLDVTSYAEGVRETHNPVGQALPAVVWDFYQNGCSLRLLCPQAFSATVWQFLSILQEHFGSMAGANTYLTPPGTQGFAPHYDDIEAFVLQLEGKKHWRVYSPRTEAEVLPQFSSANLTQAELGEPVLEAILEAGDLLYFPRGFIHQGDCLPDAHSLHITVSSYQRNSWGDLLEKLLPAALQMALEEDVEYRQGLPMDYLGYMGVAHSDMVDARRTAFVEKVQNLIKKLIKYTPIDAAVDQRAKSFLHDCLPPVLTQSEKALSVYGFPARWQDGGTRDVDIVITKDTEVRLLRHGIIRLCNEEAGVMLYYTTENSRVYHKEEPKSLEIDPEYTDSIEFLLSSYPNHVTVDTLPCATLEDKISLATLLFEKGILTTKKPLVQV